From Sphingomonas bisphenolicum, one genomic window encodes:
- a CDS encoding SulP family inorganic anion transporter, translating to MLKALSGGNLSRDFTASIVVFLVAMPLCMGIAIASGVPPEKGLITGIIGGLVVGLLAGSPLQVSGPAAGLAVIVFEIVREQGLSALGPILILAGAIQIVAGLLRVGGWFRAISPAVVHGMLAGIGVLIVVGQFHVLFDDKPLSSGLHNLIAMPGQILGLTTGDTVTAFAVGLITIFSMLGWEKFRPASMKLVPGALVGVVAATLVAFILGLPVARVTVPESIVAAISLPEQGLLAQLMNPTVITTAIAIAFIASAETLLSAAAVDRMHDGVRTNYNRELSAQGVGNLLCGFAGALPMTGVIVRSSANVQAGAKTRLSAILHGIWILGFVALLPWLLREIPMAALAGILVITGVRLVSVAHVKHLFHLYGPLPAIVWAATLICVVATDLLTGVLVGIGLSLLELLPHATRLRLNMEEESRGEAHEVALRGTATFLSLPKLSAKLESLPTAGLVILNVERLGHIDHTCAEMLREWVDRRRGGGAPVELFGATGRMRQLVA from the coding sequence ATGTTGAAGGCTCTTTCCGGCGGCAATCTCAGCCGCGATTTTACGGCGTCGATCGTCGTCTTCCTGGTGGCGATGCCGCTTTGCATGGGCATCGCCATCGCATCCGGCGTGCCGCCGGAAAAGGGTCTGATCACCGGCATCATCGGCGGCCTGGTCGTCGGCCTGCTGGCGGGTTCGCCCTTGCAGGTCAGCGGACCGGCTGCCGGTCTGGCCGTCATCGTCTTCGAAATCGTCCGCGAACAGGGGCTGTCCGCCCTTGGTCCCATCCTCATTCTGGCGGGCGCGATCCAGATCGTTGCCGGCCTGCTGCGGGTCGGCGGCTGGTTCCGGGCCATATCGCCTGCGGTCGTGCATGGTATGCTCGCCGGGATCGGGGTGCTGATCGTGGTCGGTCAGTTCCATGTGCTGTTCGACGACAAGCCATTGTCCAGCGGCCTGCATAATTTGATCGCCATGCCGGGTCAGATTCTGGGCCTCACGACGGGCGACACCGTCACGGCGTTCGCCGTCGGCCTCATCACCATCTTCAGTATGCTGGGCTGGGAAAAGTTCCGGCCGGCTTCGATGAAGCTGGTGCCCGGCGCGCTGGTCGGCGTGGTTGCGGCGACGCTGGTCGCCTTCATCCTGGGCCTGCCGGTGGCGCGCGTGACCGTGCCGGAATCGATCGTCGCGGCGATCAGTCTGCCGGAACAGGGGCTGCTGGCGCAATTGATGAACCCCACGGTGATCACCACCGCCATCGCCATCGCCTTCATCGCCAGCGCCGAAACCCTGCTGTCGGCCGCCGCGGTCGACCGGATGCATGACGGCGTGCGCACCAACTACAACCGCGAACTCAGTGCCCAGGGCGTCGGCAACCTGCTGTGCGGCTTTGCCGGCGCGCTGCCGATGACCGGCGTCATCGTCCGCAGTTCGGCCAATGTGCAGGCCGGCGCCAAGACCCGCCTGTCGGCCATCCTGCACGGCATCTGGATACTGGGCTTCGTCGCGCTGCTGCCCTGGCTGCTGCGCGAAATCCCCATGGCCGCGCTGGCCGGCATCCTGGTCATCACCGGTGTTCGCCTGGTGAGCGTCGCGCATGTGAAGCATCTGTTCCACCTCTACGGTCCGCTGCCCGCGATCGTCTGGGCGGCGACGCTGATCTGCGTGGTGGCGACCGACCTGCTGACCGGCGTGCTGGTGGGCATCGGCCTGTCGCTGCTCGAACTGCTGCCCCACGCGACGCGGCTGCGGCTGAACATGGAAGAGGAAAGCCGCGGCGAAGCGCATGAAGTGGCGCTGCGCGGCACGGCCACCTTCCTCAGCCTGCCCAAGCTGTCGGCCAAGCTCGAATCGCTGCCGACCGCCGGTCTGGTCATCCTCAACGTCGAACGCCTCGGCCATATCGATCATACCTGCGCGGAAATGCTGCGCGAATGGGTCGATCGCCGCCGGGGCGGAGGGGCGCCGGTCGAACTGTTCGGCGCCACCGGACGTATGCGTCAACTCGTCGCCTGA
- a CDS encoding carbonic anhydrase, giving the protein MNELLGRVFSFETKVFPNESALYNQLASHGQSPKALMISCADSRIVPEQIMQAAPGDLFVCRNAGNIVPPHASQLGGVTATVEYAIMVLGVRDVIVCGHSDCGAMKALATDANLESMPNVAAWLRHSHAAQKVCRENYPTDLSDADKLRNMALENVVVQLAHLRTHPSVASGIARGEIALHGWYVDIHAGQVLGLDGETGRFSPLREGQPLPVALPHARRLAGDGQYAQAAE; this is encoded by the coding sequence ATGAACGAGCTACTCGGCCGCGTATTCAGTTTCGAAACCAAGGTTTTCCCGAACGAAAGCGCGCTCTATAACCAGCTGGCCAGCCATGGCCAAAGCCCCAAGGCGCTGATGATTTCCTGCGCCGATTCGCGCATCGTCCCCGAACAGATCATGCAGGCTGCGCCCGGCGACCTGTTCGTCTGCCGCAACGCCGGCAATATCGTCCCCCCCCATGCCAGCCAGTTGGGTGGCGTCACCGCAACGGTCGAATATGCGATCATGGTGCTGGGCGTGCGCGACGTCATCGTCTGCGGCCATAGCGATTGCGGCGCGATGAAGGCGCTGGCCACCGATGCCAATCTGGAATCGATGCCCAACGTCGCCGCCTGGCTGCGCCATTCGCATGCCGCGCAGAAAGTGTGCCGCGAAAATTATCCCACCGACCTGAGCGACGCGGACAAGCTGCGCAACATGGCGCTGGAAAATGTCGTCGTGCAGCTCGCGCACCTGCGCACCCATCCGTCGGTCGCCTCTGGCATCGCTCGCGGCGAGATCGCGCTGCATGGCTGGTATGTCGATATTCATGCCGGCCAGGTGCTGGGGCTGGATGGTGAAACCGGGCGCTTCTCGCCACTGCGCGAGGGGCAGCCGCTCCCCGTCGCCCTTCCCCACGCCCGTCGCCTCGCCGGCGATGGCCAATACGCCCAAGCGGCGGAGTAA
- a CDS encoding response regulator has protein sequence MSPPLILIAETHQDLRHKVREYLEQSGFRALPAASATDIFSALTSTPVGAVVLDAALRGPDGLDLCRDVRERSDVPIILVGSNSSEVDRVVGLELGADDYMAKPYSARELAARLRAVLRRGRGERALGLRRQTEAIFDGWVVDFARREVTDPQGGLVELTAAEFALLSVFLDHSQTVIARARLMELAGVRDAPSSDRSIDVLVSRLRRKLGAGGRPAPIVTVRGVGYMFSAVVDRR, from the coding sequence ATGAGTCCACCGCTGATACTGATCGCCGAAACGCACCAGGATTTGCGGCACAAGGTCCGCGAATATCTGGAGCAGAGCGGGTTCCGCGCTCTGCCGGCGGCGTCGGCGACCGATATTTTCAGCGCCCTCACCAGCACGCCGGTTGGCGCCGTCGTGCTGGACGCGGCGCTGCGCGGGCCGGATGGGCTCGACCTGTGCCGCGACGTGCGCGAACGCAGCGACGTGCCCATCATCCTGGTCGGATCGAACAGTTCGGAGGTCGACCGGGTGGTCGGGCTGGAACTGGGCGCGGACGACTATATGGCCAAGCCCTATTCGGCGCGCGAACTCGCCGCCCGGTTGCGCGCGGTGCTGCGGCGTGGCCGGGGCGAGCGCGCGCTGGGCTTGCGCCGCCAGACGGAAGCCATTTTCGATGGCTGGGTCGTCGACTTCGCCCGGCGCGAAGTCACCGATCCCCAGGGCGGTCTGGTCGAACTGACCGCGGCCGAATTCGCGTTGCTGTCGGTGTTCCTCGACCATAGCCAGACGGTGATTGCGCGCGCGCGCCTGATGGAACTGGCGGGAGTGCGCGATGCGCCGTCGTCGGATCGCAGCATCGACGTGCTGGTCAGCCGGTTGCGCCGCAAGCTGGGCGCGGGCGGACGGCCTGCGCCGATCGTGACGGTTCGTGGCGTGGGCTATATGTTCAGCGCCGTGGTCGACCGGCGCTGA
- a CDS encoding magnesium and cobalt transport protein CorA has product MTVVAAYLYRNGQRVRPVAIDERVECAPDKSEFIWIGVAEPTVEEMETLARTHGLHPLAVEDAIKANQLPKVDIYGDQLFVVARTAHVEGDAICYGETALFVGPSHIISVRHGSARAHVALREELEAVPSRLAQGVDYVLHAILDFIVDGYLPIIEGIEEEVLEMEQQMIDHFLRREDITRIFSLRRQLIRFQRILLPMQEVATKFVKMDLPSIDPDARPYFSDVRDHVRRVQTMVDDLREILNSVFESSNLLEQQRTGDITRQLAAWAAILAVPTAIAGIYGMNFEHMPELKTRYGYFVVLGVIGVVCALLYNRFKKLKWL; this is encoded by the coding sequence ATGACCGTCGTCGCCGCCTATCTCTATCGCAACGGCCAGCGGGTCCGCCCGGTGGCGATCGACGAGCGGGTCGAGTGCGCGCCCGACAAGTCGGAATTCATCTGGATCGGCGTGGCGGAACCTACCGTGGAAGAGATGGAGACGCTGGCCCGCACGCATGGCCTGCATCCGCTGGCGGTGGAGGATGCGATCAAGGCGAACCAGTTGCCCAAGGTGGATATTTATGGCGATCAACTGTTCGTCGTCGCGCGCACCGCCCATGTCGAGGGCGACGCCATCTGCTATGGCGAAACCGCGCTGTTCGTCGGCCCCAGCCATATCATCTCCGTCCGCCACGGATCGGCCCGCGCCCATGTGGCGCTGCGCGAGGAACTGGAGGCGGTGCCCTCCCGCCTGGCTCAGGGGGTGGACTATGTGCTGCACGCCATCCTCGACTTCATCGTCGATGGCTATCTGCCGATCATAGAGGGGATTGAGGAGGAGGTGCTGGAAATGGAGCAGCAGATGATCGACCATTTCCTGCGCCGGGAAGACATCACCCGCATCTTCAGCCTCCGCCGCCAGCTCATCCGCTTCCAGCGCATCCTGCTGCCGATGCAGGAGGTCGCGACCAAATTCGTGAAGATGGACCTGCCCAGCATCGATCCGGACGCCCGCCCCTATTTCAGCGACGTGCGCGACCATGTCCGCCGGGTACAGACCATGGTCGACGACCTGCGCGAGATTCTGAACAGCGTCTTCGAATCGAGCAATCTGCTGGAACAGCAGCGTACCGGCGACATCACCCGGCAACTGGCCGCCTGGGCCGCGATCCTGGCGGTGCCGACCGCAATCGCCGGCATTTACGGCATGAATTTCGAACATATGCCCGAACTCAAGACGCGTTACGGCTATTTCGTGGTTCTGGGCGTGATCGGCGTGGTGTGCGCCTTGCTCTACAACCGTTTCAAGAAACTCAAATGGTTGTGA
- a CDS encoding LacI family DNA-binding transcriptional regulator, translated as MARSGRRASQAITIQTVAERAGVSAMTVSNVLNNSPRVRDSTREVVMAAVRELNYIPNMAARSLASASATRIGLLYRNIENAFLSSILVGALDATSRLGAQLLLRPLESGDPKEIAQQMQGLVENGAHAILIVPPYCEVANRHGLTRDFPVPVVAMSPGGDLPGDHCVRIDDFGAARDMTAYLIGLGHRAIGFIRGGAGHLIHRTRCEGYQAALRDAGLPIRPDLIVSGDMSFESGLVAGAMLLDMPDRPTAIFASNDDMAAAIVSLAHRRGLDVPRDLSVAGFDDTPIAVKIWPSLTTVKHPGKQISAQAATLAVALARGGDAAVRVNDYLAHELVVRESVAPVTTI; from the coding sequence ATGGCTCGTTCGGGTCGCCGCGCCAGCCAGGCCATTACCATTCAGACCGTGGCGGAGCGGGCCGGCGTGTCGGCAATGACCGTGTCCAACGTGCTCAACAACAGTCCGCGGGTGCGCGACAGCACGCGCGAGGTGGTGATGGCGGCGGTGCGGGAACTCAACTATATTCCCAATATGGCGGCGCGCTCGCTCGCCAGCGCCAGTGCGACCCGGATCGGGCTACTCTATCGCAATATCGAAAATGCCTTTCTCAGTTCCATTCTGGTCGGCGCGCTGGACGCGACCAGTCGGCTGGGCGCGCAACTGTTGCTGCGCCCGCTGGAAAGCGGCGATCCCAAGGAGATCGCACAGCAGATGCAGGGGCTGGTGGAAAATGGCGCCCATGCGATCCTGATCGTCCCGCCCTATTGCGAGGTCGCCAATCGCCACGGCCTGACGCGCGACTTTCCGGTGCCGGTGGTGGCGATGTCGCCCGGCGGCGACCTGCCCGGCGATCATTGCGTGCGGATCGACGATTTCGGCGCGGCACGGGACATGACCGCCTATCTGATCGGCCTGGGGCATCGGGCCATCGGCTTCATCCGCGGCGGCGCCGGCCACCTGATCCACCGCACCCGGTGCGAGGGCTATCAGGCGGCGCTGCGCGATGCGGGGCTGCCCATCCGTCCCGACCTGATCGTCAGCGGCGACATGAGCTTCGAATCGGGACTGGTGGCGGGCGCGATGCTGCTGGATATGCCTGACCGGCCGACCGCCATCTTCGCCAGCAATGACGACATGGCGGCTGCGATCGTCTCGCTGGCGCACCGCCGCGGGCTGGACGTGCCGCGCGACCTGTCGGTGGCGGGATTCGACGATACCCCGATCGCAGTGAAGATCTGGCCATCGCTCACCACCGTCAAGCATCCGGGCAAGCAGATTTCAGCGCAGGCCGCCACCCTGGCCGTTGCGCTGGCGCGGGGCGGGGACGCCGCCGTGCGCGTCAACGATTATCTGGCGCATGAGCTGGTGGTGCGGGAATCCGTGGCGCCCGTCACAACCATTTGA
- a CDS encoding TonB-dependent receptor, whose amino-acid sequence MRFSKTMTMRRAAVSAFSLGVALTASAAMAQDAAPQAPQDGTDIVVTAQKRAERLQDVPLAVTAVGADALANRQINDSSSLVQAVPSLTFQQGANPTNSSFRIRGIGTALFGQGVESSVSTVVDGVVAVRQAQGFTDLADIERVEVLRGPQGTLFGKNATAGVINVTTARPSRDFEGKGEVTIAEHDEYRVRGTVSGPISDTLRARVTGFYNDVRGVARNIATGGWNNGSKSWGVRGKLEWDATDNLNLLFAAEYRKTNADCCASNWIAITNPNLQALLGPVKATRENRTINDETVSYADSKQQTYSLQADWDLGNATITSVTAYQKYYLDTNQPIERINSDVPLFVGANATYSYFSRNHGIVDLSAFSQELRIANNGNSDLNYVAGVFYMHSDIERPFDRRRARCTAGTFGQPCAPANIVWQSAKSDIRLKQDSIAAFGQVDYRITGGLKAIAGLRVQHERGTNSGTRTAPIVAGDVIFPGNASTSGSISASDTAVTGKAGLQYEFSRNAQLYGSYTRGYKGLGYEMEISANLADQRVLEPEHVNAYEIGFKGRTADGVLSVSTALFLADYSNLQVQANRSDIASGVVQFVSTNAGNSRTKGFEIEATVRPDDHFSLTGAVTYSDAKIDIDGLNCPQQIAATAPIMSGSPTNICYRTAAGVTPIQNLRGATLPVSPRWKISIAPRYEAQIPGTDYAGFAQVGVNFQSKMNFSVEQDPLLEQPAYALVDASIGVKQIDGRYSLTLFVKNLFDENYLTSIGHTSFLGGNYDLVGTFNKDADRYFGATLGVKF is encoded by the coding sequence ATGCGCTTTTCCAAGACCATGACGATGCGCCGCGCCGCGGTGTCCGCATTCAGCCTGGGCGTTGCCCTGACCGCCTCTGCCGCAATGGCGCAGGACGCCGCGCCGCAGGCGCCGCAGGACGGCACCGACATCGTCGTGACGGCGCAGAAGCGCGCCGAGCGCCTGCAGGACGTGCCGCTGGCCGTAACCGCCGTGGGCGCCGACGCGCTGGCCAACCGCCAGATCAACGACAGCAGCTCGCTGGTGCAGGCCGTCCCCTCCTTGACCTTCCAGCAGGGTGCCAATCCGACCAACAGCAGCTTCCGCATTCGCGGCATCGGCACCGCCCTGTTCGGGCAGGGCGTCGAATCGTCCGTATCCACCGTGGTCGACGGCGTCGTCGCCGTGCGCCAGGCCCAGGGCTTCACTGACCTCGCCGATATCGAGCGGGTCGAAGTGCTGCGCGGCCCGCAGGGCACGCTGTTCGGCAAGAACGCGACTGCTGGCGTGATCAACGTCACGACCGCTCGCCCCTCGCGCGATTTCGAGGGCAAGGGCGAGGTGACCATCGCCGAACATGACGAATATCGCGTCCGTGGCACCGTGTCCGGCCCGATCAGCGACACGCTGCGCGCCCGCGTCACCGGCTTCTACAATGATGTGCGCGGCGTCGCCCGCAACATCGCCACCGGCGGCTGGAACAATGGTTCGAAGAGTTGGGGCGTGCGCGGCAAGCTGGAATGGGATGCGACCGACAATCTGAACCTGTTGTTCGCGGCCGAATATCGCAAGACCAATGCGGACTGCTGCGCCTCGAACTGGATCGCGATTACCAATCCGAACCTTCAGGCGCTGCTCGGACCGGTCAAGGCGACTCGGGAAAACCGGACGATCAACGACGAAACCGTCTCATACGCCGACAGCAAGCAGCAGACCTATTCGCTCCAGGCGGACTGGGATCTGGGCAACGCCACCATCACGTCGGTCACTGCCTACCAGAAATATTATCTGGATACGAACCAGCCGATCGAGCGCATCAACAGCGACGTACCGCTGTTCGTCGGCGCCAACGCCACCTATTCCTATTTCAGCCGGAACCATGGCATTGTCGACCTGTCGGCGTTCAGCCAGGAACTGCGCATCGCCAATAACGGCAATAGCGACCTGAATTATGTCGCCGGCGTCTTCTACATGCATTCGGATATCGAGCGGCCGTTCGATCGCCGTCGCGCCCGCTGCACCGCCGGCACCTTTGGGCAACCCTGCGCCCCAGCCAACATCGTGTGGCAGTCGGCCAAGAGCGACATCCGCCTGAAACAGGACAGCATCGCCGCCTTCGGTCAGGTCGATTATCGCATCACCGGTGGCCTGAAGGCGATCGCTGGCCTGCGCGTACAGCATGAAAGGGGCACCAACAGCGGCACCCGCACCGCCCCGATCGTGGCGGGCGACGTGATCTTCCCCGGCAATGCCTCCACCAGCGGGTCGATCAGCGCCAGCGACACCGCCGTCACCGGCAAGGCGGGCCTGCAATATGAATTCAGCCGCAACGCGCAACTCTATGGCAGCTATACCCGCGGCTATAAGGGGCTGGGTTATGAGATGGAAATCTCCGCCAACCTCGCCGACCAGCGCGTGCTGGAGCCGGAACATGTCAACGCTTATGAAATCGGCTTCAAGGGCCGCACCGCCGATGGCGTGCTGAGCGTCAGCACCGCTCTGTTCCTGGCCGACTACAGCAATTTGCAGGTGCAGGCGAACCGCTCCGACATCGCGTCGGGCGTGGTCCAGTTCGTGTCCACCAACGCCGGCAACTCGCGCACCAAGGGCTTTGAAATCGAGGCGACTGTGCGTCCCGACGATCATTTCAGCCTGACCGGCGCGGTCACTTATTCGGACGCGAAGATCGACATTGATGGCCTGAACTGCCCGCAGCAGATCGCCGCCACCGCACCGATCATGTCGGGTTCGCCGACCAACATCTGTTATCGCACGGCGGCCGGCGTCACCCCGATCCAGAATCTGCGCGGCGCCACCCTGCCGGTCAGCCCCAGGTGGAAGATCAGCATCGCCCCGCGTTATGAAGCGCAGATTCCGGGCACCGACTATGCAGGCTTCGCGCAGGTGGGCGTCAACTTCCAGAGCAAGATGAACTTCTCGGTCGAACAGGACCCGCTGCTGGAGCAGCCGGCCTATGCGCTGGTCGACGCCAGCATCGGCGTGAAGCAGATTGACGGTCGCTACAGCCTGACCCTGTTCGTCAAGAATCTGTTCGACGAAAACTATCTGACCAGCATCGGTCATACCTCCTTCCTGGGCGGCAATTATGATCTGGTCGGCACCTTCAACAAAGATGCGGACCGCTATTTCGGCGCCACGCTCGGCGTGAAGTTCTGA
- a CDS encoding arylsulfatase, whose amino-acid sequence MGKRILMAATMLTAAIGLSGASAASKQVEPIAAAKPNIVLIVLDDVGFSDLGAFGSEIRTPNIDALAASGLRYNRFDSKAVCTPTRAALLTGRNPQTVRMADLPTDKRTDDMSRDRGEVATNAQMLPQALKAAGYRTYGVGKWHLGPEYEDGKAGNNASWPLQRGFDRFYGFYLGWTDQYHPDLIDGNHTLPKPNKPGYHFSADMADHAIADIDDAAGKPFFLYFAMGAGHAPLQAPRAYIDRYRETYAKGWDALRAERFERMQKSGIIPAHAVNTVRAAGDRAWNQLSADEQAVFARYMATYAGFLEHADAQIGRVVQRLKDSGQYDNSIILLISDNGAASEAEQEGSFEKMYRPNKLSFAEQRARIDDIGTDKLQPEYPRPWAWAGGTPFRRYKVWPYAGGVRTPLIVSWPAVIRDKGAVRSQMVDPIDLAPTLLDAAGTGFARTVDGVAQIPVAGRSIRATFNNPQAATRPVQYFELRGQRAITAGHWRAVAMHQYGTDFAKDRWELFDLSKDFSESTDLAASNPAKLKEMKALWWREARKYSTPALAEPPEIFAKRARYDDAFTDPK is encoded by the coding sequence ATGGGCAAGCGCATCCTGATGGCGGCAACCATGCTGACGGCGGCGATCGGCCTGTCAGGGGCGAGCGCTGCGTCAAAGCAGGTCGAGCCGATCGCCGCTGCCAAGCCCAATATCGTCCTGATTGTCCTCGACGATGTCGGCTTTTCCGACCTCGGTGCCTTTGGCTCCGAAATCCGCACCCCCAATATCGATGCGCTGGCCGCCAGCGGACTGCGCTACAACCGGTTCGATAGCAAAGCGGTCTGCACGCCGACCCGCGCGGCGCTGCTGACCGGCCGCAATCCCCAGACGGTGCGGATGGCGGACCTGCCGACGGATAAACGCACCGATGATATGAGCCGCGACCGCGGCGAAGTGGCTACCAATGCCCAGATGCTGCCGCAGGCGCTGAAAGCCGCAGGATATCGCACCTATGGCGTTGGCAAATGGCATCTCGGCCCGGAATATGAGGACGGCAAAGCGGGCAATAATGCGTCCTGGCCGCTCCAGCGCGGCTTCGACCGCTTCTATGGCTTCTATCTTGGCTGGACTGACCAATATCATCCCGACCTGATCGACGGGAACCACACCCTGCCCAAGCCCAACAAGCCGGGCTATCATTTCTCCGCCGACATGGCGGACCATGCCATCGCCGATATCGATGATGCGGCGGGCAAGCCCTTCTTCCTCTATTTCGCCATGGGTGCGGGACATGCGCCGTTGCAGGCCCCCCGCGCCTATATCGACCGCTATCGCGAGACATATGCCAAGGGCTGGGACGCGCTGCGTGCCGAACGGTTCGAACGGATGCAGAAGTCGGGCATCATTCCCGCCCATGCCGTCAACACCGTCCGCGCCGCCGGCGACCGCGCCTGGAATCAACTCAGCGCCGACGAGCAGGCCGTCTTCGCCCGTTACATGGCAACCTATGCCGGTTTCCTGGAACATGCCGACGCCCAGATCGGCCGGGTCGTCCAGCGGCTCAAGGATAGCGGCCAATATGACAACAGCATCATCCTGCTGATCTCCGACAATGGCGCTGCGTCCGAAGCGGAGCAGGAAGGCAGCTTCGAAAAGATGTACCGCCCCAACAAGCTGAGCTTCGCCGAGCAGCGCGCGCGCATCGACGATATCGGCACCGACAAGCTGCAACCCGAATATCCCCGCCCCTGGGCCTGGGCCGGTGGCACGCCGTTTCGGCGCTACAAGGTGTGGCCCTATGCTGGCGGCGTCCGCACGCCGCTGATCGTCTCTTGGCCGGCGGTCATCCGGGACAAGGGCGCCGTGCGCAGCCAGATGGTCGACCCGATCGACCTTGCGCCCACCTTGCTGGACGCCGCCGGCACGGGCTTTGCCCGGACCGTGGATGGCGTGGCGCAGATACCCGTCGCCGGGCGCTCCATCCGCGCCACTTTCAACAATCCGCAAGCCGCCACCCGGCCGGTCCAATATTTCGAACTGCGTGGGCAACGCGCGATCACGGCGGGCCACTGGCGCGCGGTGGCCATGCATCAATATGGCACCGACTTCGCCAAGGACCGATGGGAATTGTTCGACCTGTCGAAGGACTTTTCCGAAAGCACCGACCTTGCCGCCAGCAACCCCGCCAAGCTGAAGGAGATGAAGGCGCTCTGGTGGCGGGAAGCGCGCAAGTACAGCACGCCGGCGCTCGCCGAGCCACCCGAAATCTTTGCCAAGCGCGCCCGCTACGACGATGCCTTCACCGATCCGAAATGA
- a CDS encoding glycoside hydrolase family 3 protein has translation MAWVENTRDAMSVEAQIAQLFVLSARHDSIVETDGLLGHAPGGIHRFPTHDLDAAWAATRHAVERSEVPLILSGDIEGGTVSAPFTTAIPNQMGIAACDDLELSADLARIVGQESRALGYNWSFTPVVDINRAFRNAVVGTRSYGSDPDRILAQARAYVRALQAQGVAACAKHWPGDGLDDRDQHLVTSVNDMDMDEWRATFGRIFGTLVDDGVMTIMSAHIALPAYIREKMSHGGAQAFEPASVSRLLNQDLLRGELGFDGLIVSDATVMGGLTSWMARAEAVPAVIEGGCDVFLFSRDPVADMGFMLQGLRDGRLSEQRLHDAVTRFLMLKAKLGLHRMTPDERIAPVEETRTLLRQPAHLDQAAHACAASITLVKDRDRLLPIASDRHKRVVIISDEGSSFFSGAPERDFTPLIASLESRGFIVRDFYPEAMPTPDDTDLILYLIGQEATPSLSHIFLDFAKLHASPRNGMIQFNREIPTLLVSFGQPYYLYDAPNFATYINAYASLPHVQAALVERLTGDAPFTGNSPVDAFCGREQLSW, from the coding sequence ATGGCCTGGGTGGAAAATACCCGCGACGCCATGAGCGTCGAGGCGCAGATCGCGCAACTGTTCGTCCTGTCCGCGCGCCATGACAGCATCGTCGAAACCGACGGCCTGCTCGGCCATGCGCCGGGCGGCATCCACCGTTTCCCGACCCATGATCTGGACGCCGCCTGGGCCGCGACACGCCACGCGGTCGAGCGGTCCGAAGTGCCCCTGATCCTGTCCGGCGATATCGAGGGCGGCACGGTCAGCGCGCCCTTCACCACCGCCATCCCCAACCAGATGGGCATCGCCGCCTGCGACGATCTGGAACTGAGCGCCGATCTTGCCCGCATCGTCGGGCAGGAAAGCCGGGCGCTGGGCTATAACTGGTCCTTCACCCCGGTGGTCGACATCAACCGCGCCTTTCGCAACGCGGTGGTCGGCACCCGCTCCTACGGCTCCGACCCCGACCGCATCCTGGCCCAGGCCCGCGCCTATGTCCGCGCGCTACAGGCGCAGGGCGTGGCGGCATGCGCGAAGCATTGGCCGGGCGACGGGCTGGACGATCGCGACCAGCATCTCGTCACCAGTGTCAACGACATGGACATGGACGAATGGCGCGCGACCTTCGGCCGCATCTTCGGCACCTTGGTCGATGATGGCGTGATGACGATCATGTCGGCGCATATCGCCCTGCCCGCCTATATCCGCGAAAAGATGTCGCATGGCGGCGCGCAGGCGTTTGAACCCGCCTCCGTGTCCCGCCTGCTGAACCAGGATCTGCTGCGCGGCGAGCTGGGCTTTGACGGCCTGATCGTGTCCGACGCCACCGTCATGGGCGGCCTGACCAGCTGGATGGCCCGCGCCGAGGCGGTGCCCGCCGTGATCGAAGGCGGCTGCGACGTCTTCCTGTTCAGCCGCGATCCGGTCGCCGATATGGGCTTCATGCTGCAGGGCCTGCGCGACGGCCGTCTGTCGGAACAGCGTCTGCATGACGCCGTCACCCGCTTCCTGATGCTGAAGGCGAAGCTGGGGCTCCACCGCATGACCCCGGACGAGCGGATCGCGCCGGTCGAAGAAACCCGCACCCTGCTGCGCCAGCCCGCCCATCTGGATCAGGCCGCGCACGCCTGCGCCGCGAGCATCACGCTGGTCAAGGATCGCGATAGGCTGCTCCCGATCGCGTCGGACCGGCACAAGCGCGTGGTCATCATCTCGGACGAAGGGTCCAGCTTCTTCTCCGGCGCGCCCGAACGCGACTTCACGCCACTGATCGCGAGTCTGGAAAGCCGGGGCTTTATCGTCCGCGATTTCTATCCCGAAGCGATGCCCACCCCGGACGATACCGACCTCATCCTCTATCTGATCGGGCAGGAAGCGACGCCCTCGCTCAGCCATATTTTCCTCGACTTCGCCAAGCTGCACGCCAGCCCGCGCAACGGGATGATCCAGTTCAACCGCGAAATCCCGACCCTGCTCGTCTCCTTCGGCCAGCCCTATTATCTGTATGACGCACCGAATTTCGCGACCTATATCAACGCCTATGCCTCGCTGCCCCATGTTCAGGCGGCGCTGGTGGAACGGCTGACGGGTGACGCGCCCTTCACCGGCAACAGCCCGGTCGACGCCTTTTGCGGGAGGGAACAATTGTCATGGTGA